TCATCCTGGTCGCAGTCGGCGCCGACTACAACATGCTGCTCGTCTCACGACTACGCGAAGAATCAGGACACAACATCCGCGTCGGCGTACTGCGCACCGTCGCCAACACCGGCTCCGTCATCACCTCAGCCGGCCTCATCTTCGCCGCCAGCATGTTCGGCCTCATGGTCGGCTCAGTGGCCATCATGATCCAAGCCGGCCTCATCATCGGCTGCGGACTCCTACTCGACACCTTCCTCGTGCGCACCCTCACTGTCCCCGCCATCGCCACACTCCTACGCGAAGCCAGCTGGTGGCCCCAACGAGCCACCCACCGCCCAACAACCACCAGCCACTCCACACCACCACAACTAGCCACCCGCCATTAAGAACCAACACCCGCACCCACCCCCAACAAGTCACCGCACCCGTCACCGACGGCAGCCCGCCATGATGGCGGCGACGAAGCGACGGGCTCCCGAACCATCGCGCCAGCCAGACCGCACCAACCAACCCCTAACCGGAAACACCGGCAGCCCAGCCTGTTACCCATCACGCCAAGCCAGGCCAACTCGCCTCAGCGGGAACAACAGTGAACATCAGAATCTGACCCCAGATAAAGGTCTCGACATCGCGTGCAGTCGACGCGAATTCGTCACCGGTCATCGCGGTCACGACCACCATGTCGGCCAGGTCGAAGTCCCGCGTCTGCGGCTCGGTCAACCACCGCAGCAACAGGCACGTGCTGTCCAACCCAAGCCCGTAGGACACGACCACTGACGGCCGCCGCGCGCCGTCGTCGATCCCAGGAAGCTCCAATTCCGTTGAGCCCGTGCCGGACATCGGTACCTCCAAACTCTCTTACTGGGTGGCTTTAGCCTACCATATATGGTAGGCTAAAGCCACCCAGTAAGAGAGGATCGGCAGGCCCCATGACCGCTTCCATCGAACGCCACACCGGAACGCTGACCACCGGCGACGTGCCCGACCTGCGTTGCTACGACGTGATTCTGGTCAATTCCAGCGCTGGAAAGGACTCCCAGGCCAGCCTCGACGTGGTGGTCCACGCCGCCCGCCAGGCCGAAGTGCTGCACCGCGTCGTCGTGGTCCACGCCGATCTGGGCGAGGCCGAATGGGACGGGGTGCCCGAACTCGCCGCCGAGCACGCCGCCCACTACGGCCTGCGATTCGAACTGGCCCGACGCGAACGCGACGGAGCCCTCTACACGATCCTGGACCACGTTCAGCAGCGCGGAATGTGGCCCAGCGCCTCCCAGCGATGGTGCACATCGGATTTCAAACGCGGCCCGATCCGCAAGGTGATGACCAAGCTGGTCGCCGAACTGCGCGACAGCGGCCAGATCACCGGGCGCCCCGTGCACCTGCTCAACGTCATGGGCCTTCGCGCAGAGGAGAGCAGCGCCCGCGCCCGCCGACTCGCATACTCCCCCAACACCGCCGCCTCCAACGGACGCCGCCGCGTCGATGACTGGTATCCCATCCACCACTGGTCCACCACCCAGGTCTGGGAGCGCATCCGCGCCGCCGGCACCCGCCCACACCGCGCCTACATCGACGGCATGTCGCGCCTGTCGTGCAGGTTCTGCGTCCTGGCCTCCCGCGCCGACCTGGTGTGCTCAGCCCGCCTGAACCCCGAGCTGGCCCGCCGCTACGCCCAGGTCGAAGCCGAGACCGGGCACCGCTTCCGCGCCGACCTGTCGATGGCCGACATCGTCGCCGAATCCCAAGCAGGCCAGCAGGGCGCATTCATCGCGCTTGCTGACCTGCACCCCCTCGGGGCATGACCGCCCAGGCCAGTCAGGAGCCGACCATGACCGCCAACATCATTCACCCCGTGCAGGGGCGAGATCCCCACGCCGGCCGCCGCGTCGCCGTCTACAGAAACCTCCACAAAGGTGCCTGGTCGATCAAAGCGCTCGACGGCCCGCACAAGGGCACCGTCGTCGCCCACGCCCAGGTCGTCGGCCTGCTCGACTGCGCCATGCACGTGCGGATCGCCGCCCAGCAGCGCATCGCCGCTGGCGCTGCCCGCGAGGTCCACGCCTGGATCGTCGGCCGCCTCAGCGAGGTCACCCTCGACCAGCCCACCCGCCTCGTGTACCGCCCGCACGAACGGCCCGAGTTCTACCTGGCCATCACCGGCCGCCCCGTGCACACCGCCGCAGCAGTCCTGTTCACCGACCACGCCTACGTCAACGCGGCCTGAAAACCCCTGGAAGGAGCCTGCCATGACCACCCCCGCCCCAGTCCTGCCCACCATCCCCGGCGACGCCCTGTGCGAGCTGCTCAACGCCTACTTCGTCGCCCGCGACGACCTCTACGAAGCCGAAGCCGCCGGGGCCGACGACATCAGCCGCGCCATCAGCCGACAGGCCGTCATCGACCTCGCCGACGAACTGGTCGCCCACTTCGTCCCCGACATCGCCGCCCGCTGCGCCCTGACCGGCGAAGACCCCGCCGACCTTGCCTACACCGGGCCCGCGCTGCCCCGCCCAGGCGAGGCCATCTCAGCCATCCAGCCCGGCGTCGGCCGCCTCGCCGGCACCGTCGAGGCCGTCACCGACCGCGGGGTCCTCGTGCAGTGGCAGCACACCAACCTGCTGCCCATCACCTACCCCCGCCGCCAGGTCGTGCCCACCGCATTGGGATGGCACATCCGCCGCACCTGACACCACACCGACAGCCCAACAAACCCAAATCCCCATCCGCACAAAGGAACCCACCATGACCGTCTCCGACCGCTTCGCCGACAGCGTGCGCTACCACTTCAGCAACCCGCCACAAGACTGGACCGTCCGCAAGCTCGACACCCGCCGCTGGGCGATCGTCAACAGCGCCGACGACGTCATCAGCACCCACCCCACCCGCACCGCCGCCGAGCAGAACCGAACCGCCGGCCCCTACGTACGGATCTGGACCGACCGCACCGCCTGGTACCTGGGCACCAGCACCGACCCACGCTGCCGCGCCCTCACCCCCGAAGAACTCCGCATCATCGCCACCGTGCTCATCGACCTCGACCACCCCGACGCCCCCGCCGCCTGCCACCGAGCCTGGCCCGACGCCGAGTTCTGCGACCTGTGCGACCTGCCCCTACGCGGACCCGACCGGCTCTGCCCTCGCTGCGATCACTGCTCCACCGACGGCTGCACCAACCCGCTCGACGACGGGGAAGGCTTCGACGGCTACTGCGGAGACTGCGCCGACCGCCGCGACCACCTCTACACCACCTGACCCACCAGCGCCCGGGCTGGCACCGTGCCGCACGTATACGCCTGGCCGCACCTCGCCCAACGTCAACCACCCCGTCAGCCCAGCCCGGCCCGGCCTGACGGCGAAGGGCCGTGCTGCACCCAGGCCAAGCCGACAAGCGTCCACCAGCCACCACCGCCGACGCAGCCCCACAACGCAAGCACAGGAGGAGAAATGACCGACGACATCGTGGCCCGCGCCAAGGCGGCCCTGCACGCAGTGACCTACGGCCCGTGGGAGATCGACGAACGGTACCCGATCATCTGGCTCGGTGACTTCACTCCGGGATTCCGCATCGAGAGCCACGACAAGGCAGAGGAGAACGCGAGGTTCGTCGTTGAGGCACGCACGCTCGTTCCTGAGATGGTCGCCGAGATCGAAGCATTGAGAGCAGCGGTGGCCAGGTTGACCGTCAACCCCGTTCGCCACGATGAGGCCTCCACGCCCCGCCTGCCGAAGCGTGTCTCAGCGCGAGTCACGCGCAGTCGCCGCACGCCCCTGTCATTCCGTGGACTGTTCCAAAAAGGTTGATACGCAGCGGATTCGCGACGCTAATGGGTGGCGATCCCCTCCCGTAAGTGGTAGGCTATAGGCATCCACCCCGTCGAGAGGAGCCACCGATGTCGGAGCCGCAGTCGATCACCACCCGCGCTGTGCCCGCCTACCGCTACCGCGAGCGGCAGCTGTGCCCGCCGTGTACCCAGGCGGCGATCCTGCCGATCACCGAAGGCGCAGAGTACGACGACACCGAACACGTGCTCGACGTCGTTGCTCAGGACCGCGGCATCGACCGCACCGCAGTGACCAGCGACGCCTTCCCAACACCGATTCCAGCCGTCGAAGCCCTCAGCCAGACCTGCGGTGAGTGCGACTCGACGCTGCTGGACAGCGACTACTGGACGCTCTACCACGCAGCCCTCGACACCATCGCCGCCGAGGCCGACACCGTCGACACGCTCATCGCAGTGCTCAACCACTTCTACCGGCCCCAGGCTGGCGCGGCGTTCCACCCCGGCGGCG
This genomic stretch from Mycobacterium dioxanotrophicus harbors:
- a CDS encoding phosphoadenosine phosphosulfate reductase domain-containing protein encodes the protein MTASIERHTGTLTTGDVPDLRCYDVILVNSSAGKDSQASLDVVVHAARQAEVLHRVVVVHADLGEAEWDGVPELAAEHAAHYGLRFELARRERDGALYTILDHVQQRGMWPSASQRWCTSDFKRGPIRKVMTKLVAELRDSGQITGRPVHLLNVMGLRAEESSARARRLAYSPNTAASNGRRRVDDWYPIHHWSTTQVWERIRAAGTRPHRAYIDGMSRLSCRFCVLASRADLVCSARLNPELARRYAQVEAETGHRFRADLSMADIVAESQAGQQGAFIALADLHPLGA